The DNA segment ATTCGCAAAGGATCAAGTACCCCATAGGCTGATGATCAAGGCCAAATGCCGCGATATAACAATTCAGAGCTTGTTCCCGGCATGTGCTCTCGCATACGTTCCCGACCCATCGGGCGGACGCCTCATCCTGCCGCCGCCCGTACACCCATCGACGAACTCATTCGTACGGCAGGAGCGGGGGACCCAGGTAAGTCGCCGGACCGGACGACTCACGGGGTGCGGCGCGTGACACAGCGCGCCGCACCGCGTGTTCGCACGGAACGGCTTGGGGTAAAGCCGCGCCTCTCACGGGGCGCGACCGGGCACCTCCCCGCCCGAACCCGACAGCTCACCTCGCAGGCGTAGGAGAGGAACGTCCCCATGTCTGCTGCCGTTCAGCCGCGCCGCACCCGCGCCAACCGTCTCGTCCGCCTGATCGCCGTCGCCGGCACCGGCGCGGCCGTGCTCGCCATGCCGCTCGTGGGCGCGGCGACCGCGTCCGCCACCACCGGCACGACCTCGGCCGCCACCACGCCCGCCGGGTACCCGAACAACCTCGACGGCTGGATCCGCGAGTCCCTCGCGATCATGGCCGAGAAGCACATCCCGGGCACCTACAACGGCATCCACCGCAACATCATCCGTGAGTCCTCGGGCAACCCGAACGCCATCAACCTGTGGGACTCCAACGCGGCCAAGGGCATACCGTCCAAGGGTCTGCTCCAGGTGATCGACCCGACCTTCAACGCGTACCACGTGGCCGGAACGTCGTTCAACATCTACGACCCGGTCGCGAACATCACCGCCGCCTGCAACTACGCGGCCGCGCGGTACGGCTCGATCGACAACGTCAACGGCGCCTACTGACCGGCGCCGGGCCGTCGCGGCGGCCCGTGGCACCACCGCTGTTCCCGGTCATCCGGCCGGGAACAGCCGTTCGAGGACGACGGCGATGCCGTCGTCCTCGTTCGCGGTCGTGACCTCGTCGGCGACCGCCTTCAGCTCGGGGTGGGCGTTCGCCATCGCGACGCCGTGCGCCGCCCAGCGGAACATCGGGATGTCGTTGGGCATGTCACCGAAGGCGAGGGCGCGTTCCGCCGGGACCCCGAGCCGCTCGGCGGCCAGCGCGAGCCCGGTCGCCTTGGTCACCCCGCAGGGCTGGAGCTCCACGGTGCCGGGTCCCGACATGGTGACCGTGGCCAGCGAGTCCACCACCGAGCGGGCGACCGCCGCCAACTCGTCGTCGGACAGGGTGGCGTGGCGCAGCAGCACCTTGCTGATCGGTGCCCGCCACAGGTCGTCGCGCCGGGCCACGCCGACCGCGGGCAGGGTCGGGTGGGGCATCCGGTATCCGGGTTCGGTCAGGGTGAGCCCGTCCGTGCCGTCCTGGTCGACGGCCGCGAACACCGGGCCCACCTCGGCCTCGATCTTGCCGAGCGCGGTCTCGGCGAGCTCCCGGTCCAGCCGGACCGACCACAGCATGCGGCCGGACCCGGCGTCGTAGACCTGTGCGCCCTGCCCGCACACCGCGAGCCCGGTACTGCCGAGGGCGGTCA comes from the Streptomyces sp. SUK 48 genome and includes:
- a CDS encoding transglycosylase SLT domain-containing protein translates to MSAAVQPRRTRANRLVRLIAVAGTGAAVLAMPLVGAATASATTGTTSAATTPAGYPNNLDGWIRESLAIMAEKHIPGTYNGIHRNIIRESSGNPNAINLWDSNAAKGIPSKGLLQVIDPTFNAYHVAGTSFNIYDPVANITAACNYAAARYGSIDNVNGAY
- a CDS encoding HAD family hydrolase produces the protein MVASPAYALIATDLDGTLLRGDDTVSERSLAALARAERAGARHLVVTGRPAPRVRPLLTALGSTGLAVCGQGAQVYDAGSGRMLWSVRLDRELAETALGKIEAEVGPVFAAVDQDGTDGLTLTEPGYRMPHPTLPAVGVARRDDLWRAPISKVLLRHATLSDDELAAVARSVVDSLATVTMSGPGTVELQPCGVTKATGLALAAERLGVPAERALAFGDMPNDIPMFRWAAHGVAMANAHPELKAVADEVTTANEDDGIAVVLERLFPAG